A stretch of Besnoitia besnoiti strain Bb-Ger1 chromosome III, whole genome shotgun sequence DNA encodes these proteins:
- a CDS encoding putative elongation factor Tu (encoded by transcript BESB_043310), translating to MSGFSFNPNASVFVPGGGQYRVAPPPPPAAADGSRIMSPAPQAAQAPSSAPVVAAPVAAAKPVPSVSEVTEQMENLQVQEKEACWSDEAEDSVVETAASAATPEKAAAAPSPPAATQQPSGSSEGVVTKAAAREAAAAAASKKLPPDSRPHLNVVFIGHVDAGKSTTCGNILYLTGGVDERTIEKYEREAKEKNRESWFLAFVMDINEEERQKGKTVEVGRAYFSTPNRRFTLLDAPGHKAFVPNMIEGAAQADVGVLIISARKGEFETGFEKGGQTREHALLAKTLGVNQLVVAVNKMDEPTCGWSQARFEEIEKKLTPFLKSCGFNPAKDVLFIPISGLQGQNLKDHVSRPGTKAYDPRASWYGTDRPSLFELFDSLVPPDRKEDDPLRVPILDGYKDNGVIALGKVEAGTLTPGMNCILMPNKNKVKILGVYVEDDEVAYAKPGENVRIKLLGIEEDQIANGMMLCPLNEPCPVVTSFVGRLGIVELLEHRPLITAGYSCVLHAHTAREEMTLNRLIEVVDKKTKRKKSNPQFVKNDCMVTVEIELQNPVCLEEFEKMAQLGRFTLRDEGKTIGIGRVLQIVKTV from the exons ATGTCGGGCTTTTCATTTAATCCGAACGCGAGCGTCTTTGTTCCTG GCGGTGGACAATACCGAGTTgcccctcctccgccaccAGCTGCGGCCGATGGCTCCCGCATTATGAGTCCTGCTCCGCAGGCGGCCCAGGCCCCTTCGTCTGCTCCTGTTGTGGCTGCCCCTGTGGCTGCTGCTAAGCCGGTGCCCTCAGTGAGCGAAGTCACTGAACAAATGGAGAACCTGCAAGTGCAGGAGAAAGAAGCGTGCTGGTCCGACGAAGCAG AAGATTCCGTCGTGGAGACTGCCGCATCTGCGGCGACtccggagaaggcggcagcggctccttccccccccgcggcgaCCCAGCAGCCGAGCGGCTCCTCGGAGGGTGTAGTGACGAAGGCTGCAGCAAgagaagccgccgcggctgcggccagCAAGAAGCTCCCCCCTGACAGCCGACCCCATCTGAATGTTGTTTTTATTGGTCACGTCGATGCGGGCAAGAGTACTACCTGCGGCAACATCTTGTATCTCACTGGCGGTGTCGACGAACGCACGATCGAGAAGTACGAGCGAGAGGCAAAGGAGAAAAACCGTGAATCGTGGTTCCTTGCCTTCGTCATGGATATCAACGAGGAAGAGCGACAGAAG GGAAAAACCGTCGAAGTGGGTCGCGCCTATTTCTCGACACCCAACAGACGCTTCACGCTGTTGGACGCTCCGGGCCATAAGGCCTTCGTTCCCAATATGATTGAAGGCGCTGCTCAGGCGGACGTCGGCGTTCTGATCATTTCCGCCAGGAAGGGAGAATTCGAAACGGGTTTTGAGAAAGGAGGGCAGACGCGTGAGCACGCTTTGCTGGCGAAGACTCTAG GTGTCAACCAGTTGGTCGTCGCGGTGAACAAGATGGACGAGCCAACATGCGGATGGAGCCAAGCTCGCTTCGAGGAGATCGAGAAAAAGCTGACGCCTTTCCTCAAGTCGTGCGGCTTCAATCCTGCCAAGGATGTGCTGTTCATCCCCATCTCGGGTCTGCAGGGTCAGAACCTCAAG GATCACGTCTCGCGCCCGGGAACCAAGGCGTACGATCCACGCGCGTCTTGGTATGGCACCGACCGGCCGAGTCTGTTTGAACTCTTCGACTCTCTCGTCCCTCCCGACCGCAAGGAGGACGACCCGCTTCGCGTCCCCATTCTCGACGG ATACAAGGACAACGGCGTCATCGCTCTCGGCAAAGTCGAGGCAGGCACTTTGACTCCAGGCATGAAC TGCATCCTGATGCCGAACAAAAACAAAGTGAAGATTTTGGGAGTGTATgttgaagacgacgaagtcGCTTACGCCAAGCCTGGAGAAAACGTGCGCATCAAGCTCCTGGGCATTGAAGAGGACCAGATCGCGAACGGCATGATGCTTTGCCCTCTGAACGAGCCGTGCCCCGTTGTCACGAGCTTCGTCGGACGTTTGGGAATTGTTGAGCTCCTCGAGCACCGTCCCCTGATCACCGCTGGGTATTCTTGCGTCCTTCACGCCCacacggcgcgcgaggaaatGACGCTCAACCGGCTCATCG AGGTAGTCGacaagaaaacgaagaggaagaagagcaatCCGCAGTTCGTCAAAAACGATTGCATGGTCACGGTTGAGATCGAG CTTCAAAACCCTGTCTGTCTCGAGGAGTTCGAGAAAATGGCCCAGCTGGGGCGGTTCACTCTTCGCGACGAAG GCAAGACCATCGGAATTGGTCGAGTGTTGCAGATTGTGAAGACGGTATAA
- a CDS encoding p25-alpha family protein (encoded by transcript BESB_043320) gives MLGLEAVFTTFTHDASVMDGRTFVKLCKDCKVFDKNYTPTDADLIFTKVKAKGAKTITFAEFETAIGLIAEKKKVSAQELSTQISSANGPVYRGTKALPNKFHDDKSLYTGVHASGGPSTVDGNVSDISQILDRSPATVRGTKM, from the coding sequence ATGTTGGGGCTCGAGGCAGTGTTCACTACTTTCACGCACGATGCATCCGTTATGGACGGGCGCACCTTTGTGAAGCTATGCAAGGATTGCAAAGTATTCGACAAGAACTACACGCCCACTGATGCTGACCTCATTTTCACAAAAGTGAAGGCAAAAGGAGCGAAAACTATCACGTTCGCCGAGTTCGAGACAGCAATTGGCCTCAtcgcggaaaaaaagaaagtGTCGGCTCAAGAACTGTCGACTCAGATATCGTCCGCCAACGGCCCGGTTTACAGGGGAACAAAGGCGCTTCCGAACAAGTTCCATGACGATAAATCGCTCTACACAGGGGTCCACGCAAGTGGAGGCCCTAGCACTGTCGATGGCAACGTCAGCGATATCTCGCAGATTCTCGACCGATCTCCTGCAACAGTCAGAGGTACAAAAATGTAA
- a CDS encoding hypothetical protein (encoded by transcript BESB_043330), which translates to MGHNRAVESEKRFAPPVDPVAGACWVAHAAYVEDGCRFSDSRRELPARRAVAGSGGCIAFPPDSPSAPCPPSSPWAVPDRAVLSTVAASVSADAGLCTGATAASAVALPQLLVSILTGRSDTAKVASLLKLEAHAGDLLYDTRRLHTALTVLDAILSNAVPIAVVALANPHINEGSPRSSAAGRAAREGGVSSGFVPGDTGGGPHVRRPTTFSQQAARLSAAELHLQRSPDVAVNCAGAPPREAIHGTSDSCSLNFDSENSRGSLHRFREGSRGVSQNGPYGRGEEAGGWTAATTLERGSLYAPRGASDELELHMSSAYVQSSRGRFAAHDPLGRSVPSRGFCDGRERRRGSADVSGQPGEDDSLVGLAQSRGLSAVVQIDISVDSLFPLEDDPGDSPADELDGEEAAPTVAHSGLEDQRAQLSACSPTRGGWKGCRKESEESPRGKAVREGGRGPRATENGCGNGGDLLCSQDSESHTHARRSPHRRGASPPSRQISPGRRPLAPGRRPHKGGAAQGDELAVSRPPAAAPSAAGLDHPGGVSSGWTTTSATGALSNPRREAQGSVRGSPSPSFHCSGHVSASARASQRERLLRAVKESSPFDAGPLSPRGQSGSGRWREAASRDHTQDWGSPRRPRGGLSVSASPGPSLLVEQPFSAVTRLVCMRVYTTVCVCLDLVLIAPDWVERLVGLLHAVIRRTSVHDDAVFRSYACECLQELERSCPGAHARPASAVRVQMPMQIEDAPLRGAGAQKLLPHGLLAAFLGPDWFAGPCCVSTLTTATLEGTSHDAPARKRRPSSLLASGEAAETRRPFYLFELLQTERQHVAEAYAGLLVTAARHTTEMLVQEVVDSVADTREGAVFAASAAPAAADAAQAGGRGRGSQAPARRLDGAAHDVAECEAARNGFSRAVAAAGGSGRPAAAPAGMAAGPEVSEGVQRGSDGRTPPKALRDQLWAPQPALARAAQGQSLSRSRERVRRRTAALADGRSARFFQVPPVGVSLLPLLPLEFPSAFGAPSSRSRRFSPLCTPSSCCSPAPGDVCVPTSWVDPSLSSESSHSSPFASGGRGGAAVAGIAAPGNGLPPSSGFPSSGFPPPRLPRRFVSTLLRALATVLDSFWWLGEWTQLHVLRNLVFFSRLLGLPPAVTVDPLLPLLYSDRPPLIHGFLRLVAEYPHSLNQVIVRLVQQKLKDLSANQGLKPFFRVLTLRWSLALLELPLFAPLFFSSPPSFLYPSAGDSTEVKEHLLQVLLAYYRRRGLYLSAAREGSSLCALGSHTECACAPQSVSSRAAVCGDSPFAPTSSSFFHARGAAPGVLSSGAEPEAAQGSAADAAWAWRLAAGGGASRLGGLGGAGAAAYAVSVARQNRGAGRGSPPGCGEDEPDLRQRASSPARIGLPENLLDVCDILQEFRYSTEPVGAHAVVYRFLLRLLQFPCQPLREKVHAFICDQLRTQPMLLMTSTLALLHHLSKFHASGVSRADSASNAAASAGAEAAAFDAGQRRWRRRVSTQSAVAYALLLSLGEFVKRLEPPSHIPQFFPLLLRLAVEPVVPPHTALQTLRRLVDFSAADRGGSPADVQDQWVVGMNILTVCRQLLRTHSQAALYEGLSCLLLRLAEATPCIDLRDNALLLLRIFTHTGQLPLKFLFSRPGQQMLPLMQRHLACVSPATYRIDGPLPFLTLRKSRSERREICGLADHQAAFFLATTFHAPAEEEAVTDVLLFFSAPGASLLSWEEDRARRGNADFAPSVEDCLSPHGQGGGAGRGATESPVAACETLCVAAFQKFYALCYESDEKTISLLNTMHTQNWTRVQHAPAGFLAEEASRHAHGQKWDEESGRPWRGPAPAGEENSDFHARVASMCGQSPVIVTSSQTGEAQSTHVDGLRSFAPLLSLQQAAQPRAGLPSDTVDFERLCRSPSFSAFVSSDEFLVNSYRAFVAATPFYIRIPFCLHFKGRRNFAVDRSERGYSPPPACPSTAAKPRPSEGDPPLASGPALEPSVEKELGTETAWKARVVQRGERQNAEDGSAPRQWKMVQTGRHSVHSVRELPDAVEFTQQRRPEENAGYSSRQRNIVTDNEGATSGRCGLRARAESEGAALRSGYGLPLLTELYGIELVFSRAEDYAPMRSVRLPFLQDGAVLKQARGSRLERRRGHGRVESEEEEEGESSLASFPFMYKIVLKLQPRQPVPASIAVDVRFNDVTGALFFGELETFSVSFQDLFLPVCAPPSFWAPLFRHLWADSSLARSVKILEFDCNTVQDMIDMTLKPFLIEDPVSDDSEDFDFEQSTRLTASDISISQHMGGEIRSSKALTVKIRMMKRSLRLHGQFRLCVDGAAFWRRTSTSSSLRSGGRVQQVILSHGIAAEAQNGQTVVRSRRCAGLRRERDLKGQVHSDVVRLPAGTRPLMKLLLMGPTRGAQTLSVRGTQARQRIVGEAATSKTGLVRKTSSPMTQAEALFSRGGIPQSPTVTMKVPHLGETRFRKKGIGFARRTVHNDSCESSFSCRRDIICSLGLAYLVLPLRFA; encoded by the exons ATGGGGCACAACAGGGCAGTAGAATCCGAGAAGAGGTTCGCCCCTCCCGTCGACCCCGTCGCCGGGGCCTGCTGGGTCGCACACGCCGCGTACGTGGAGGATGGATGCCGCTTCTCCGACTCCAGACGGGAActgccggcgaggcgagctgTTGCGGGATCCGGCGGCTGTATTGCCTTCCCGCCCGACTCTCCAAGCGCGCCCTgtccgccttcgtcgccctggGCTGTCCCAGATCGTGCAGTCCTCTCCACGGTTGCGGCATCGGTTTCAGCGGACGCAGGACTGTGCAcaggcgcgacagcggctTCAGCGGTGGCGCTCCCGCAGCTCCTGGTCTCCATTCTAACAGGTCGCTCCGACACGGCGAAGGTTGCATCGCTTCTCAAGCtcgaagcgcatgcaggggACCTTCTTTACGATACGCGGCGCCTCCATACGGCGCTCACCGTTCTAGACGCCATTCTGAGCAACGCCGTCCCCATTGCTGTTGTTGCCTTGGCGAATCCGCACATTAATGAGGGGTCTCcccgctcctccgcggctgggagagcggcgcgagagggtGGTGTGAGCTCAGGCTTCGTACCCGGCGACACGGGCGGAGGTCCCCATGTCAGAAGACCTACGACTTTTTCGCAGCAGGCCGCCCGACTGTCAGCCGCTGAGCTCCACCTGCAGCGATCGCCCGACGTCGCTGTAAACtgtgccggcgcgccgccaagGGAGGCGATCCACGGGACGAGCGACAGTTGCAGCCTAAACTTCGATAGCGAAAACTCTCGAGGCAGCCTCCACCGTTTCCGCGAGGGAAGCAGGGGAGTGTCGCAGAACGGGCCATATGGGCGGGGAGAGGAAGCCGGCGGGTggacggcagcgacgactCTGGAAAGAGGATCGCTCTATGCTCCACGGGGCGCAAGCGACGAGTTAGAACTCCACATGTCTTCTGCGTATGTGCAGTCttctcgcggccgcttcgctgccCACGACCCGCTAGGCAGATCCGTCCCCAGCCGGGGGTTCTGCgacgggagagagcggcgacgcggctccGCCGACGTCAGCGGGCAGcccggcgaggacgacagcCTGGTGGGCCttgcgcagagccgcggacTTTCTGCTGTCGTGCAGATCGACATTTCCGTAGATTCTCTTTTCCCTCTCGAAGACGACCCGGGGGACTCGCCAGCGGACGAGCTCgatggcgaggaggcggctcCAACCGTTGCTCACAGCGGCTTGGAGGATCAACGGGCCCAGCTGTCGGCTTGCTCGCCGACACGCGGCGGTTGGAAAGGCTGCAGAAAGGAAAGCGAGGAGTCTCCGAGAGGGAAGGCtgtccgcgaaggcggccgaGGCCCAAGAGCAACTGAAAACGGATGTGGAAACGGTGGAGATTTGCTGTGTTCCCAAGACTCAGAGAGCCACACGCACgcacgccgctcgccgcaccGGAGAGGAGCGAGCCCTCCTTCACGCCAGATCTCGCCTGGAAGaaggcctctcgcgcccggGAGGCGTCCTCACAAAGGTGGTGCGGCGCAGGGAGACGAGTTGGCTGTCAGCCgaccgcctgcggctgcaccGTCGGCTGCAGGCCTTGACCATCCGGGAGGTGTCTCTTCGGGCTGGACCACGACCAGCGCGACTGGAGCCTTGTCGAAtccgcggcgagaagcgcaggGGTCtgtccgcggctcgccaTCGCCGTCATTCCACTGTTCCGGGCacgtgtctgcgtctgcacgGGCGTCTCAGCGCGAAAGACTGCTGCGGGCGGTGAAGGAATCGTCTCCGTTCGACGCAGGCCCATTGTCGCCCAGGGGGCAAAGTGGCTCCGGGAGATGGCGGGAGGCCGCCTCGAGAGACCATACGCAGGACTGGGGAAGCCCAAGACGCCCGCGGGGGGGactgtctgtctccgcttctccggGGCCTTCGCTGCTTGTCGAGCAGCCATTCTCCGCAGTCACGCGCCTCGTGTGCATGCGAGTCTACACTAcagtctgcgtctgcttAGACCTCGTCCTGATTGCGCCGGATTGGGTGGAGCGGCTTGTCGGCCTTCTGCATGCGGTTATCCGCCGCACCAGCGTGCACGACGATGCCGTGTTCAGGAGCTACGCCTGCGAGTGCCTCCAAGAATTGGAGCGAAGCTGCCCAGGTGCGCACGCCCGCCCTGCATCAGCCGTTCGAGTGCAGATGCCCATGCAAatcgaggacgcgccgctgcgaggagcgggcgcgcagaagctgctTCCACACG GGCTACTTGCGGCGTTCCTCGGCCCAGATTGGTTTGCGGGCCCGTGCTGCGTCTCGACGTTGACCACGGCGACGCTGGAGGGGACCTCGCatgacgcgcccgcgcgcaagcggcggccgtcctctcttcttgcttcgggcgaggctgcggagacacGGCGGCCCTTTTACCTtttcgagctgctgcagactgAGCGGCAGCACGTGGCAGAGGCGTACGCAGGCCTCCTCGTgacagccgcgcgccacACCACAGAAATGCTTGTGCAGGAGGTAGTCGACAGTGTGGCGGACACGCGGGAGGGCGcagtcttcgccgcgtcggcggcccccgcggccgccgacgcggcgcaggcaggcggACGTGGACGCGGCTCTCAGGCGCCAGCCAGGCGCCTAGACGGCGCGGCCCACGACGTCGCGGAGTGCGAGGCGGCCCGGAacggcttctcgcgcgcagtcgcagcggctggcgggAGCGGCAGGCCGGCAGCCGCCCCAGCGGGTATGGCTGCCGGCCCAGAGGTTAGCGAGGGAGTGCAGCGAGGGAGCGACGGCCGCACTCCACCCAAGGCTCTACGCGACCAACTGTGGGCGCCTCagccggcgctggcgcgggcTGCACAGGGTCAAAGCTTGTCGAGAAGTCGAGAGCGCGTGCGACGACGCACAGCCGCCCTCGCGGATGGGCGCTCTGCCCGGTTCTTCCAGG TTCCCCCCGTAGGCGTCTCGCTTCTACCTCTTTTACCTCTCGAGTTCCCCTCTGCGTTtggcgcgccttcctcgcgatCTCGTCGCTTCAGCCCCTTATGCACTCCCTCTTCCTGCTGCTCCCCCGCCCCTGGCGACGTCTGCGTGCCCACTTCCTGGGTCgacccttctctctcctcggaGTCGTCTCACAGCTCGCCGTTCGCTTccggcgggcggggcggggcggcggttGCTGGAATCGCTGCCCCCGGGAACGGActgcctccttcctctgGGTTTCCCTCGAGCGGATTcccccctcctcgtctcccccGACGCTTCGTCTCGACtctcctgcgcgccctcgccaccGTCCTCGACAGCTTCTGGTGGCTGGGCGAGTGGACACAGCTTCACGTGCTTCGCaatctcgtcttcttctccag ACTGCTTGGGTTGCCGCCGGCCGTCACTGTGgatccgctgctgccgctgctttACTCGGACCGCCCACCCCTCATTCACggctttctccgcctcgtcgccgagTATCCGCACTCTCTGAACCAAGTTATTGTGCGCCTTGTGCAGCAGAAACTGAAGGACCTTTCAGCCAACCAGGGGCTGAAgcccttcttccgcgtcctcacGCTCAG ATGGTCGCTCGCCCTGCTGGAGCTGCCTCTCTTTGCCccgctcttcttcagctcgccgccgtcgtttCTGTACCCGTCCGCCGGCGACAGCACCGAAGTGAAGGAACATCTTCTGCAGGTCCTCCTCGCGTActaccgccgccgcggcctctatctctctgccgcgcgggaaggcagctctctctgcgccctcggctCACACACTGAgtgtgcgtgcgcgccgcagagcgtctcctcgcgcgcggctgtctgcggcgACTCGCCTTTTGCGCCAacgtcgtcttcgttctTCCACGCCAGGGGGGCCGCCCCCGGCGTCCTGTcaagcggcgcggagcctgaggcggcgcagggttccgccgcagacgctgccTGGGCctggcggctggcggcgggaggcggcgcgagtcgGTTGGGCGGTttgggcggcgcgggcgcggcggcttaCGCGGTCAGCGTTGCGCGGCAGAacagaggcgcagggagAGGTTCGCCGCCTGGCTGTGGAGAAGACGAGCCCGACCTGAGGCAGCGGGCAAGCAGCCCGGCGCGCATCGGCTTGCCTGAGAATCTCCTCGACGTCTGCGACATTCTCCAAGAGTTCCGCTACAGCACCGAACCCGtcggcgcgcacgcagtcGTCTACCGGTTCCTGTTGCGCCTTCTCCAGTTTCCGTGCCAGCCGCTTCGAGAGAAAGTCCACGCCTTCATCTGTGACCAGCTCAG GACGCAGCCGATGCTGCTGATGACTAGcactctcgcgctgctccaTCATCTGTCTAAATTCCACGCGTCGGGCGTCTCACGCGCCGACTCCGCGTCgaacgccgcggcctccgccggcgcggaggccgcggcgttcGACGCGGGCCaacgccgctggcgccgccgggtGTCCACGCAGTCCGCCGTCGCGtatgcgctgctgctgtctctggGCGAGTTTGTGAAGCGCCTAGAGCCGCCGTCGCACATTCCGCAGTTctttccgctgctgctgcgcctcgccgtcgaaCCCGTCGTCCCGCCCCACACTGCGCTCCAGaccctccggcgcctcgtcgacttctctgctgccgaccgcggcggctcgccggccgACGTGCAGGACCAGTGGGTAGTCGGCATGAACATCCTCACCGTCTGCAGACAG ctgctgcggacgCACAGCCAGGCGGCGCTGTACGAGGGGCTCAGTTGCTTgctcctgcggctcgcggagGCCACTCCTTGCATCGACTTGAGAGACAATGCGCTCCTTCTACTCAGAATCTTCACCCACACGGGGCAACTTCCTCTCA AGTTTCTTTTCTCGCGGCCAGGCCAGCAAATGCTTCCGTTGATGCAGCGCCACTTAGCATGCGTTTCGCCGGCGACGTATCG CATTGACGGCCCGCTGCCCTTCTTGACGCTGCGCAAGTCGcggagcgagcggcgcgaaaTATGTGGCTTGGCAGACCACCAGGCGGCGTTTTTCCTGGCGACGACCTTccacgcgcctgcagaagaggaggcggtgaCCGACGTGCTTCTGTTCTTCAGCGCGCCTGGAGCGAGCCTTCTCTCCTGGGAAGAAGAcagggcgcgcagaggaaatGCGGACTTCGCCCCTTCCGTGGAAGACTGCCTCTCCCCGCACGggcaggggggcggcgctggcagaggagcgacggagagccCCGTGGCGGCGTGCGAGACGCTCTGCGTGGCGGCCTTCCAGAAATTCTATGCGCTGTGCTACGAATCCGACGAAAAAACCATTTCGCTGCTCAACACGATGCACACCCAGAACTGGACGCGAGTTCAacacgcgcctgcgggcttCTTGGCTGAGGAAGCCTCACGGCACGCCCACGGGCAG AAGTGGGACGAAGAAAGCGGGCGCCCCTGGCGCGGCCCGGCTCctgccggcgaggagaaCAGCGATTTCCACGCACGCGTGGCGAGCATGTGCGGCCAGTCCCCAGTGATTGTTACTTCATCCCAAACAGGAGAAGCCCAGTCTACGCACGTGGATGGCCTCCGGAGCTTTGCGCCTCTTTTGTCGCTTCAgcaagcggcgcagccgcgtgcAGGTCTTCCTTCGGACACCGTGGACTTCGAGCGCCTATGCCGATCGCCGTCTTTCTCGGCGTTCGTCAGCTCGGACGAGTTCCTCGTAAACAGTTATCGTGCCTTCGTTGCTGCGACGCCTTTCTACATCCGCATTCCTTTTTGTTTGCACTTCAAAGGCCGCCGCAACTTCGCGGTAGACCGCTCCGAGCGCGGTTACTCTCCGCCCCCGGCATGCCCGTCTACGGCCGCAAAGCCGCGCCCTAGTGAAGGAGATCCCCCACTGGCTTCCGGTCCGGCGTTGGAGCCCTCGGTTGAGAAAGAGCTAGGGACCGAAACAGCCTGGAAGGCTCGAGTCgtccagcgaggcgagcgccaaaACGCCGAGGACGGAAGCGCGCCTCGCCAGTGGAAGATGGTCCAGACAGGTCGGCACAGCGTGCACAGCGTGAGGGAGCTGCCTGACGCCGTCGAGTTCACTCAGCAGAGGCGGCCTGAGGAGAACGCTGGCTACTCAAGTCGCCAAAGAAATATAGTGACGGACAACGAAGGGGCCACTTCGGGAAGGTGTGGCCTCCGGGCTCGCGCTGAATCTGAGGGTGCGGCGCTCAGAAGTGGCTATGGCCTGCCGCTGTTGACAGAGTTGTATGGCATTGAGCTAGTCTTCAGCCGAGCCGAGGACTACGCGCCAATGCGGAGTGTCCGTTTGCCGTTTCTTCAAGACGGAGCTGTCTTGAAGCAGGCTCGCGGCTCCAGACTCGAGCGAAGACGTGGACACGGGAGGGTCGAAtcagaggaagaggaggaaggtgAAAGCAGCCTTGCGTCGTTCCCGTTCATGTACAAAATCGTCCTCAA GCTACAGCCTCGACAGCCTGTCCCTGCAAGCATCGCCGTCGATGTACGGTTCAACGATGTGACAGGCGCGTTGTTTTTCGGCGAACTGGAGACGTTCTCTGTTTCTTTCCAGGATCTGTTCCTTCCA GTATGCGCACCTCCATCGTTCTGGGCTCCGCTGTTCCGGCATCTTTGGGCTGACTCCAGTCTCGCTCGATCCGTGAAG ATACTCGAGTTCGACTGTAATACAGTTCAAGACATGATCGACATGACACTAAAACCCTTTCTGATTGAAGACCCCGTCTCGGATGACTCCGAGGATTTCGACTTCGAACAG AGTACGCGACTGACGGCTTCAGACATTAGTATCTCGCAGCACATGGGAGGCGAAATTCGTAGCTCAAAGGCTCTGACGGTAAAGATCAGGATGATGAAGCGCTCACTAAGGCTTCATGGCCAGTTTCGACTGTGCGTGGACGGTGCTGCTTTCTGGCGTAGGACGAGTACTTCATCAAGCCTCCGTTCCGGGGGGCGGGTGCAACAGGTGATACTCAGTCACGGCATTGCAGCGGAGGCTCAAAACGGACAGACAGTTGTCAGAAGCCGGCGCTGTGCCGGTCTCAGACGCGAAAGAGACCTGAAAGGACAAGTACATTCGGACGTCGTCAGACTTCCAGCGGGGACTCGTCCGCTGATGAAGTTGCTTCTGATGGGTCCTACCAGGGGAGCTCAAACTCTGTCGGTGCGAGGCACGCAAGCACGTCAACGGATAGTGGGAGAAGCTGCAACCTCGAAGACGGGTCTTGTCAGGAAGACGAGTTCTCCGATGACTCAAGCGGAGGCTCTTTTTTCGCGGGGGGGTATTCCTCAGAGTCCGACAGTGACCATGAAAGTCCCTCATCTGGGAGAAACCAGATTCCGCAAAAAGGGCATAGGCTTCGCAAGGCGAACAGTCCACAACGACTCGTGCGAGTCATCATTTTCATGCCGCCGCGATATCATTTGCTCCTTAGGTTTAGCGTATCTAGTCTTACCACTGCGGTTCGCATAG
- a CDS encoding hypothetical protein (encoded by transcript BESB_043340), protein MKKFLVLFCLVGLVVSSSAQEHHEEDIAQELSDDSVEEHLDLPLNSQESDDSADDRELGKRSGGALPPPVKKAPPPKKVVYRAAPKKAAPILRPAPKQIASVSYLPSAPKKSVPRKLQQANEEADDLEHADEAEDLEHADEAEDLEHADEAEDLEHADEAEDLEHSDEAGDAADERSLGGNKRGGAPVPIKAPPPKKVAAPVYLGKKGGFYGGGYYRRLSEEDSEPLLGGYESGELEELNNEASFEELDEEEQDSSAERALGKRGMGAPIPVKAPLPPAKKIARPLPKKVIRPAPKKVVRAAPKKIIRAAPKKIVRAAPKKVIPASSKNGGYYRRLQAEDTDDEAGASSEFHGENESDSAEHDENESAELREDLEAENPELAEDSEAESDEKDGSAEDRFLGGRKRGGGAPMPLPKKLPPPKKLPAPKKIYTSKPIVYRYSKKL, encoded by the coding sequence ATGAAGAAATTTCTTGTGTTGTTCTGTCTAGTTGGTTTGGTGGTGAGCTCTTCAGCACAGGAGCACCACGAGGAGGACATCGCACAGGAACTCTCTGACGACAGTGTTGAAGAGCATCTCGATCTCCCGTTAAACAGCCAAGAGTCAGACGACAGCGCGGACGATCGGGAACTGGGCaagcgaagcggcggagcccttcctcctccagtcaagaaggcgcctcctcctaAAAAGGTCGTGTACCGAGCAGCACCGAAGAAAGCTGCACCGATCCTGCGGCCGGCTCCGAAGCAGATTGCCTCCGTCAGCTATCTTCCGTCGGCACCAAAAAAATCGGTTCCTCGCAAGCTGCAACAAGCGAACGAGGAAGCCGATGATCTCGAACATGCCGACGAAGCCGAAGATCTCGAACAtgccgacgaggccgaagaTCTCGAACAtgccgacgaggccgaagaTCTCGAACAtgccgacgaggccgaagaTCTCGAACATTCCGACGAGGCCGGAGATGCTGCGGATGAACGTAGTCTTGGAGGGAACAAGAGGGGAGGTGCTCCTGTTCCCATCAAGGCACCCCCCCCAAAGAAAGTGGCCGCACCCGTATACCTGGGGAAGAAAGGTGGCTTTTATGGAGGCGGTTACTACAGGCGCCTCTCGGAAGAAGATTCTGAACCGCTTCTCGGCGGGTATGAGTCTGGCGAACTAGAAGAGCTCAACAACGAAGCCTCTTTCGAGGAACTTGACGAGGAGGAGCAAGACTCTTCCGCGGAGCGCGCGCTCGGGAAACGAGGAATGGGTGCGCCCATTCCCGTTAAGgcccctctgccgcctgccaAGAAAATTGCTCGTCCACTCCCCAAGAAAGTGATCCGCCCAGCACCCAAAAAGGTCGTCCGTGCTGCCCCTAAGAAAATCATCCGTGCCGCCCCGAAGAAAATCGTGCGTGCCGCCCCGAAGAAAGTGATCCCTGCTTCGTCAAAGAACGGTGGCTACTAcagacgcctgcaggcggaAGACACCGATGACGAAGCTGGTGCGTCCTCTGAGTTTCACGGAGAAAACGAATCTGACAGTGCAGAGCATGACGAAAACGAAAGTGCCGAGCTTCGCGAAGATCTCGAAGCCGAGAACCCGGAATTGGCCGAAGATAGTGAAGCCGAAAGTGACGAGAAAGATGGTTCTGCAGAGGATCGTTTCCTTGGGGGCAGAAAGCGTGGAGGGGGTGCCCCCATGCCGCTGCCAAAGAAACTTCCGCCGCCGAAAAAGCTTCCCGCCCCTAAGAAGATCTACACCTCGAAACCTATTGTCTACCGCTACAGCAAAAAGCTGTGA